In Anoplolepis gracilipes unplaced genomic scaffold, ASM4749672v1 Contig21, whole genome shotgun sequence, the sequence AGGCGAATTTGTTGTGACATTTCCGAGAGCGTATCACGCAGGTTTTAATCAGGGTTACAATTTCGCTGAAGCCGTCAATTTCGCACCTGCTGATTGGGTATGTAAATAGATGCACGACCAAGTTTGCTTTTATAAGCCTTATTGAATAAAGAATGCAGTTACTAttatattcaagaatttaaattaatttaagtataaataatacattatacttattgttagatattctatttaaattatacaaattatatgttctatttaaattatacaaattatatattctatttaaattatactaaattgtttttcattttagCTTAAGGTTGGACGAGATTGTATCACGCATTATTCGAATTTGAGGAGATTTTGTGTATTTTCTCATGATGAGTTAGTTTGCAAAATGTCACTGGATCCAGATTTGTTAGATATTGGTGTCGCAACTGCTACATATTACGATATGCTACAAATGGTGgaagatgagaaaaaattacgaaaaaacttGTTGGAATGGGTAAGtttgtacatatatctatattatcaatatttttttctaagtaatatttaaaatatacataagcACTTATTagtattgtaaatttctaATGATAACTGACAAAACTTTGACATTCCAcatgaaaattcttttaataagaatttaataagattttattaaataatttttaatactttattattaatataatagtttttaaatattttggtctttttatatcaatcaGCACAACAAtttagttttgattttttattctttgatttctaattgaataaatgtaatttacttatttatttatatttatgtatttgtagttattaacatatattatttacattattgtgtgtgtgtattatttacttatattattaatatattattattgttatatatttataaatttaatatacatacgcacgcacacacacacacacgcgcgcgcacacacacactcacacacacacacacacacacacacacacacacacacacacacacacacacacgcgcgcacgcacgcacgcacgcacgcacgcacgcacgcacgcacacgcacacacacacatatatgtttattgaaCATATAcagtattcaatattttatgtatttttaaagacCATTGcacataaaaaagttttaatcatAATACTAATAACTATAAGATTGTAAGCAAATCAAGCAATCACAATCAAATATTTCTactatgttaattatttgattttttgtatgtaagaATCAATAGGTTTGTTCTTTCTAGTGAAATTTGCTgcactttttgttttttttcttctctttcttttcaatttcaaaatatataaattgagaatatataaacactcagttatttttttaaataatggagttataaaaaaatgttttattggaacaacaattattttttaaaagatctatattaatgatttaacatttttcaattattttttaaattatattttaaatatattagtttttaaatatttttaaatggaatagtatatctattttattacaatttttttcaagtattttcTAGGTATTTTATAACTGTTCTTCAGATATTATTACTTGTATTGTTTTTAGATATgagtaaaaaaacaaaattctattattaaaaaacaaactattacattattatttaaacttatattaaaaaaaaaataattattagctattattattaattacatattatttagaaaaataactgACAAGTGTTTATAAACCGAACACACTTGGTGCATTCGAGGAAACGCTATTCGCGCTAAAATgtcgttctatctttattatttactgaAAGTTAAACAAGGACAGAACACGCTAATAGCGTCTCTTCGAACGCACCTATTGCATATCTCCATTTCATTTTACTCGATTTCAGTAGCTATACAAGAACAAACCTAATGGTATGCGGTCTTATTTTCAATGCAGAAGAGATTCCACATGTGAACACTGGCAATATATTTGCCGCGAAAGGTCAACATATTCAGGCCAAGTAGTACATACAGACCGCGCGCTCACGTATAACGTATACACATGTACACGTGGCCTGCGCGCGCGAGCGGTAAatccgtatatatatacgcgcgatattGCGTTGTTTAGACGTGTTGGAGTCGGTACAAAACTGTCCacgtttatataaatctaattaatgCCGCCACGTATTTTCGATGGTCTCTCGATACTCTGTTATGtttttatcgttaaaataataatcgtagTTTGCGACCATTAGCCTTGACTGAAACCGATGCTCACTTGTCAAGCACGTCTCGGCGATCTCGGATTATTATGTAACTTACTGTACGTATAGAAGGTTATGTTTTCGAAGCCTTGTGCTCATGATGCTAAACACGCAGCTTGATTTTTCCTCGTTCCTTGCTTTTTCGTCTCGCGGAACTTCGTCGCTTATGTCAAGTTTTCTTTCCATGTGAAGTTTAGGAAATAGTGAGggaaaaatttcttacaaGAGAACCTCGCGAATCTAGAAATTCTGACTTTAACGAAAGTTTGTACACATCTAGAGgggataaattaatttaaaaattttcaattgtgacgaaaaaacatttttaaggaGTGAAATCACTTctcatgtaaattaaaaaaaaaataattaaaaaaagaatttttttgaaaatttttgattttattaatgtgattAAATAGAGGTGATtttaccataaaacttttgtataaaacattttttgatatctcttCATTTTTGAGATGTAtcgagaaaagtaaaaaacttGCTTTATATATGAGGGATGATTTCACCCCTTAAAGACATTTTTCCATCGCAACTggaaatttctaaattcatctatttatcccttttacatatatgcaaagtttcattaaaatcagaatttctGGGTTCGCGAGGTTTTTTTGTTAGtaactttgaattttttttctaatttttttcgaatttataaCTTGTTTTTCTGTATTTACAGGGTGTAACAGAGGCGGAACGTGAGGCATTCGAGCTTCTACCAGATGACGAGAGACAGTGTGAAGCATGCAAGACTACCTGTTTTCTGAGTGCGGTTACATGCTCGTGCCACAACTCGCAATTAGTTTGCTTAAGACACTTCGCTGATCTGTGTACCTGTCCACCGGAGAAACATACGCTACGTTATCGGTATACATTGGACGAATTACCGATCATGCTgcagaaattaaaactaaaagcCGAGTCGTTCGACTCGTGGGTGACTAAAGTGAAGGAGGCGATGGATCCCAAGAATGACAAAATTGAACTGAGTGAACTGAAGGAGCTTCTCAACGAGGCTGAGAACAAGAAATTCCCTGAGAGTGAATTACTCACAGCTTTAACCACCGCTGTGCAAGATGCTGAGAAGTGTGCGAGTGTCGCGCAACAGTTGTTGAACAATAAACAGCGTACAAggttaataaaatgaaaattttatgatataaggatttgtgcaatttttatttatttttatactgttattATTCTAGGACTAGGCAATCAGTTGATACTAAATATAAACTCACTGTAGAAGAATTAACACTTTTCTATAAGGAAATAACCAATCTGTGCTGCGAACTTAAAGAATCGGATGGCGTGAAGTTTATACTCGACCAAGTATTGCAGTTTCAAAAAGATGCAGAAGAATTAGAGTCCAAAGATGAAGACTGTGATGTTGAGAAATTGAAGAAGTGCATCGATTTTGGAGATTCCATCTGCATTGATCTGCCTCAACTTGTACTATTGAAACAAGTatgtaataatagaaatatattaattctctaAGAGAGGGATTAgacataatacatttttttattttacagaaattagCACAGATACAGTGGCTAGATGAAGTAAAATCTCTCCAAGACGATCCCAAATCTGTCAGTCGTGAAGAGGTAGTGAAGCTAATCGAGAAAGGCATGACAATACCACCTCACTTCAGTATCGAAAGTACATTGTCGGAATTGCATGCGTTAACGAAAGCGATTGATAAATGGGAAGAGAAGGCGAAGGTATTTCTTAACACGAAAAATAGACGAACCATTACTAGCGTGGAGGAATTTATTCGCGAAGCGGACGAAGTTGAGGCATACTTGCCGAGCTTAGATAGTCTTCAGGATTCTCTGAACAAGGCGAAGAATTGGACAAAGCTCGTAGATGACATACAAACGAAAGAAAACTTTCCTTATTATGACACTCTGGACGATTTAATAAGGAAAGGTAGAAATATCTCGTTGCATCTGGACGCTCTTCCGACGCTGGAGTCTACGCTCTCGCAGGCAAAAACGTGGAAGGAGAGGACTGCGAGAACATTCCTGAGAAAGAATTCTCACTACACATTAATGGAAGCTTTATCTCCGCGAATCGGCGTTGGTGTACAGGCGATGAAGACTAAAAAGCATAAGGGCGAGGACTCCGTAGGTGCTGTTTATGTCTGTGATACAAAATTGGATGACTCTAGTGATTCGGCAAATGTGGTTGCTGCCTTTAAGCTAGCGGAGCAGCGCGAAATGGAGGCGATGAGAAGCCTAAGGGAGAGAAATCTGATGAAGATGAAAGCCGATGTGGAAGATACCAAATACTGCGTCTGTCGGCGACCAAGATTCGGCATTATGCTTCAGTGTGAACTTTGCAAGGATTGGTTTCACAGTAAGTATGACAGTATAtcgtataagaaaaaaattaatttgatcgctgttattatcaatttattaattatcaatttttattttgcagcaAATTGCGTGCCGTTACCTAAGACATCGTACAACAAGGGTAAACCACCAGGTCCGAGGGACATAAAGTTCTTGTGTCCGTGTTGTCTACGTTCACGACGACCTCGCCTGGAGACGATACTAGCCCTCTTAGTGAGTCTCCAGAAAATTCCGATTCGGTTGCCGGAGGGTGAAGCGTTGCAATGCTTGACCGAACGTGCGATGAATTGGCAGGTAAAGTCTATTCATCAAACACGCTCCTTAATATCGTTTAAGTAAATTACATCTTTAtagtattgaaattttaattatatatatatatatatatatacataggaTCGAGCGAGACAAGCATTAGCTAATGAAGAGATCTCGTCGATACTGGCGAAACTTTCTGTGATGTCGCAAAAATTAGTTGAAGCGGCGGCGAGGGAGAAGACGGAGAAGATAATCAGCAGCGAGTTGAAGAAAGCAGCGAATAATCCCGAACTGCATCAAAGAGTGCAGGCCATCGCGCCTCTCAGTGGAGTGCATTCAGATGATAGCGCACTTAGTACTGCTGTGAGTATCAATTgctatttgtaaatttatatctgcagcttttatattatgaataatataattattttatgaacaaCATTGTGATTTacgtgaataaaatataaaatatattttttaaactatatttctaatattataggatgatgatgatgatgatgtcATTGCTATGGATGATGAACCAACGTGTAGTACTTTTAATAGCAGCGAACATGCGTATTCATACAGTAAGTTTCTgacaatatatcatatatttaaaatattaggtcggataataattataatgtataataaatttaaaatattataataaattttgtattatttcagTCTCAAAAATCCGGCGAAAAGCTCAATCGGATGACAACAGTGGCGAATCGTTTGGCCTATTATCGTCAAACGCGAGATTACGTTTAGAAGAACTGATGATGGAGGGTGATTTGTTGGAAGTTGCCTTGGACGAGACGCAACATATCTGGCGCATCTTAAGTCACATCAATAATCATAACACCATGCGAAAATATAAGTCGTTCGAAGAAGTTCAAGTGAATGCCAATCAAGAGATGAAGGACATAAAAAAACGAGGAAGGAAAAGGAAGGAAGAATTCgaattgtcaaaaaaaattggaCGACAGAAAATTGAAGACAAAAATGTAGTCAAACGTAACAAAAGCAGTCCTATCATTAAGGAGAAGAGACAGAGCAGTTCACCGGTTCCCATGAAACGTGGACCTCGCAAGgtatttgatttttctaacttCTTGTATTCTTGATAACAATGATATcacaaattaaatcttttatatcaaatttttattttattcacacaCATAAGTTATTAACTCCTTGATTGGCAgccaaaattcaataaaatgcaCTCAAATCGCCCCAAAAAAATGACAGGgcgaattttttcaataatttgtatatttcagtttttttgGTCGCTGAAGCTAAATTTAAGgtcaaaatatagaagaaaaaaaatctttatctgaatatttctataatactgacttttacattttgtagcaatcttaaatttcaatttagcAACTTTAATTATCCCTATATACCACAGTTcgcacaaaaattaaaaaaaattttttttacaatttttcaacattttaatttatatagtttttatactatttatactatagtttttttttattaacaaattataaaaactaagtTCAAATTTGTAATCAGTGACCCAAAATACTTGATAAAAATCCTTAACAATAGTTATTACACTTAAAACTCAATACAACACGAAAATGATCTGGACGCACCGGTGCGTCCGTGCCACTTACAATACGGTTTTGTCTGGATGCACCAGTGCGTCCGTGCCACGTAAGGGGTTATTTGTAatgaattgaaatatatacccacagaatgataattaattctcacctactaacaataagtacatAATAGAAGAGTTCTATCAGCACACATTCTTAGATAATACATAtccattcaatattttaacaaaatattgaatacaaattttttattttaatttattcacattttttatatttaaattatttctattttttattttaatttttataatgagataaaaaataaaatgttatgcaagtgaaaaatgtttatcttacgAAAGCTGTTCCGTTTtttcagtatatttttaattccaacattttttatttaaatggcCTTATGTTTTTCCTTTGTACGAGTGAAAAGTTAtaccaaaaaattttttaaatattctctttagttgaaaatttcaacaaaaatacttgGAAGATCAAGAGattttcaggaaattttttacaaaattttagtagttatttaataataatttctttatttaattttttaatctttttcatgTTGTCAACTTTATTATGCTCAAATTTCAGGAcacctgtatatataatttatttatttatttatagaaatataatattttttaaatctgattGTGAgacattttatgatttattatgacAATTGATACAATTTATGGATTTTCGAATATCAATGATCtagttacatataaattgcaGATGAAACGCAAGAGTGAAGGTGACGAAGGTCCTAAAAAGCGAGGTGGTAATCGCACGAAAAAAACCAAACAAGAGAGCTCAGATGAAGAAGACGATTGCGCGGCGGTTAATTGTTTGCGGCCTAGTGGTAAGaatgacattattatttatatatttgtaacgtaattttaatgacatttttaaGCATTACAAATATGCtctaaacataataattgtacattgtcatatactatatataatcaataattaatttacaataaatattgttaatgttattatgtacataaatttgttagattatgtattaaatattacatgatttttgtacatataaatatatatgtatattatatgaatatatatgctttaaaaatttggtattttttaaatttacattttttttctttcaatattttaagatatattattttatttgttatttaggTAAAGAAGTTGATTGGGTTCAGTGTGATGGTGGTTGCGAAGGCTGGTTCCACATGCATTGTGTTGGTTTGGACCGCACAGAAATTGCTGAAGAAGACGATTATATTTGTAGCAACTGTAAAGAAATCGATCAAAATGCATCGGTAAGAGTAAAAGTGTTTGgagtaaaataaagtatattttgctttacttttttttattagattatgtACAATGCACattatcaaattttgattattattaccacatatcttataattcattttttcatattttattttatacatcacACACACGAACAATGAGTCATTCAATAGGTCGTTTAAAAGTAACTGAACAAACATGcatcaaatgaaaaaaatttttaaataaaagttgtatggttttgagaagaaaaaaatgatgtgattattttttatcttaattgaACCTGGAgttttaagattatttgaaGATCAATTTCaatggaattttttattatattttcatattcagtgcataaaaattaaaactttctttcgatatttttcgTCAAGTTTTAGAGTCAAGATATTTCACTGACTAATCTTCACTTTTTggatacttatttatttatgagtCTTTTCTATCCATATCaatgttttttacaattttaatttaaaagatgttCACTATCTTGGCCATCATTTCAgtacattttgtaatgcgaTGAGAAAATGATCGTTTTATTCTAATCAATGATTTTCTATCAATGTTTTAAACAGTACTTATGATTCGTTGTTTTATACCTTTTGGTATAATTAGAGTGATTCTGTAAACTTTATCTTtgatgtaacaaataaaaatctgatagAGTGTGGGGAACGAACTAATCACGATATAGATTCCTGTCACAGGTGATATTATAGttgatttatattctattgataataaataagccattattaaatacttttttcgaTGATAACTGCATAAGAAAAGAGGAACTAATGCTAAATGAGCACCcaaaaagtaataaagttGATCTTCAGATCATCAACACcattcaaagtaaaaaaaagcaCACTTTTTTTCCCTCTCGAAATCAAACaacttgtattaaaaaattttttcattcaatgCATATTTCTTCAAACAATATGTTACATGATTCAtcccataaaaatataatatttatctaaacgTTACATTTTTTGGCATATTtgacttttacatttttcttacgttcattattttattattcacttcatcatataatttcagagtgaagttttctttttttttcttttagcaTGGTAGTCGAGATCTGCGCTAGATCTGACTGAATCATTTGGTCTGGATGCACTTCTTTCCCTTTCTTAGCCCCAGGGATACCATGGCAGTACCACTGACACTGAAGCGGGCGTCTAGAAGAGCGACATTCCTCGTGTCTAGGATTCACTGGAGCCCACTTTATGTCGTCTGTTAGCTCTGCACGAGATTCCGGGGTGTTTGCGATAGTTTGTGACTCTCGATTCAAGAACTCGCGATACGAAATTAACGTTTATGATTGTCTCTTATCGTTATCTAAGGAACCAGTGACATTGTTCGAGGTCGTACATTATTCAATTACTACAGTTTTACGAACAGACGaactttaaaaagtaaaagtattatagCATAATCGAATTGCAACACACCTAACCGAACGTTATGATGAATGTTTCCTGTTTATTTTCGttcatattgtaattatatattatttttagatactaGTAGTACCTAGTCATTCATTCATTTGcatttatacagatatataaaaaattttcgtttACGTAAATGTATGAATAATGTTACACGATGTATGATAATGTTAGAAAATCGGTTTTTTTTGTGCTTCCATATTCTTTTTACGCACGTCCTCGAAATTCAATTGTACAGAAATGAGCGTCTGTTTTACTTTAATCCGCACGACTGTGAGAGTATTATTCGTCCATTCgtcgttttgtttttttcttttttttaattattaaaaatttgcgtATCTCGCGCTGACGAATCACGGATGAACCGTTGATGTAcgtcttaataattttacaatatcgtAGAAAAATgcttttgttttattgtttttattgtttttcgtCACACTGTAAATAAAGCAGTTTCTACGctagaaaaatttgcaattacaGATTGTTTATAACAACGATAAATTAACTACACGATCCGTAGGTGTGTATTATCTTACCTTATTAATTGACATTGTGGATAAATTTGACTTTGAAAATAGGGATGTATCGCGAGTTGAAGTGACCCGGACAATGAGAACGTTTTCAGtatattttgatgaaactTGAAATCAATCGGAAATACTGTCGCGTTTTGATGGAAAGGGATTCGGTCGATCTTTTGCATCGGCTTTCAAGTGTCCCTTGAGCGCACAAAGCGAGGATTTTATTTGCGCCGAGTATATTATGTACAGAATTAAAGTAAGagatgtgtgtattatgattatatatatatatatatataggatgaTCAAAATTGATCGGatgaatttgcaatttaaagaCAATTTTTGTCGTCAATTCTTAGCGAAAATGTCAAGGGGAATAATTTTCGAGCAATTGAAAAGAGaagttaaaagattaacaaaattattcagtTAGAAGAGTGCTCTTTTcagatgtaatttaataaaattttaatttgaggctcggtcataaaaaaatattacatgaaaaaaatgaaaaattgcaaaaaattttaatatttttgctaagGAAAAATTGATTGCAAATTGTTCAGAGAATCtgttagtaaaaaaagaatatccggaatttttgaattactatatatatatattaggatATATCAGAACGCATAGAATAAGCAAGCTAtagtttgtataaaataaaaagaaatgattaacaaacagatatattaaatgtagcaTCTACTCTGCCTTCTCGAAATAATAATCTGTAGATGTTTCCTGTCGATTTTGCACCAGAGGCTAATACAACCGTTTTGCGTCTGCTCTTTCTCACAATTCTTTCATTATCTTTTCCCGTCAGtttcgttattaaaaaaaaaacaaaaaaaaaaaaaaaaggtttacacaatttttcttaataatctaATTAGCTAATagttgtacatttattttattatattgcttaacgtattttgagaaaaaaatgataaatatccaTGTAAATATTGTTCACACAACATTTATGTGCATAAATGcggatattataaatgatcaGTTTTCCTATTTGTTTTTCCTATcacatcatttattaaataaaaaaaaattggaaaataatgAGATTTGAGTTTATTCATTCCTTCAATATTTTCAGGTAGCTAATCAAAATCAAGATACTGAATCATTGATAAGTcattcaataattttgaattgatatcaagtaatgtaatataataaaattactaatttgTGTGTatcatatagtatataattgtagagaattatttaaaaaatattaattacatttctttttactaaaagagtcattttataaaaaatttttaataaattaaaattttcattaaaaaaccgtcattattttatattttgtagaaaatttcaTATCGCAGAATGTCTAttggaaaaacatttttagggatttcttttttacgtagaaaaattatttgagattTCTTATGGCATTTTATTGAAACtcaggaaattaaaaaaaaattatgataattttttgcttatatatattgcaaaagcAATTGATAATTCACTGATTAACTAAGttgtaaattatatgtgtttcaaatatatattatatttatatgtatatatttgaagaatgaaaatgttttatggaaatgaaaaattctcttttcttttcctcttctctctttttctcccacactctctctttctctctcttccttttttttttcttttatattttaaatatttagtgcatttcaaatatttagtaTAGAGGAAACTTTCTctcaacaaatataaatgtaatttatagattaaatttatagattctTAAACTCtactttaaaaaactttttttgtattgatctttcgattaatttttatttttgtaaatttttgtataaattcttataaattagtaagaaaaaaaatttgtgcaaataaatataaatctttttgtgaataactatataattgtGTCTTCTTAATGATCTAATGTcggttttcttatttatatatgtatggttTTCTGTATACAATTTTGGTGTAACACACAATGGTGCCTCGACAACTTGCCCCATAGTGAAGCAAATTGTTACAATTTGGTCgagttcaaaaattaatattttcataacagtAGTTgttcaaatgaaaaaaatatttacagatgCCTAAAAATGTGTtggtttgaataaaaaaaaaattaaatattttaggtaCTATAGGAATCTTATAAAAAGTCAAGAATTGATATTGTAACAACTAGCCCTGATCTCCTCTacacattttcaaatttaatatttgaaacttaagtggttttttttttattttaataagtgaaaagCTTTAGAAAACGccaacaataaaaaaacttatttcaaaaaattacaactaaaatttttatctggaattctaaataaaaacatttagaaCAAGATGGAAAATGGGGAATTAAGGAAttgtagttttataaaatttgaatagatatcttgtattatcAAAGATTGATTGtaggatataaatatatatataaaatataattatactttttatacatattatacatttaaacatattatacataaaatatgtttatatatttttttctcttgtataATTTCTCTGCCCgtatatacagagtatttaaaaaataagtagttaaattctttaaaagcATGGATTTTTTTCTGGGAtgcagtattttattttataaataattttattttatataccatttatattatatataaattttcgcaTAGAATATTTGGATATTGAAAAACAATATCCTTCGAGAGCAGATAAATCATATCTAGAAAGGAAAGAGCTTTGTacactatttattaaaaatcttgaattttttctaatatggatttaaaataaaataataaatcaacgaaagggccactttcttccatataaaaaggccaattttcaagtagttgcaacttccttaaaaataattggaataagatttaaaaaaatttcaaaacttgAAATTTCTAGTTTAGAATATttggatattaaatattgatttagaatatttgaatatttttacatgatctttaagtaacaattacgctttaaaaatgaataatgaatgaaaaaacgataagaacattttaaagtgctaatttttctctttgaattgcttttttaattattatttattgttattattaatgattactacgatcatttttttcaccagttataaagttaatagcttgattttgctttaataataaatatctcggcgaaaaaaataaacattcgttaaaaaaaagaaattaaagctaaaattctGCTTTTTAAcacccaattaatgaaattgtgctaagatttttttttaa encodes:
- the LOC140675824 gene encoding lysine-specific demethylase 5A-like isoform X2, whose translation is MGSRSNCGNQRCVQDNMACDRTESDFEFTVPPEAPVFEPTNEEFHDPLAYIAKIRPIAEKSGICKIKPPPNWQPPFAVDVDKFKFVPRIQRLNELEAKTRIKLNFLDQIAKFWELQGSSLKIPLVERKALDLYSLHKIVTDEGGIDTVTRERRWAKIANKLGYPSGRSVGSILKNHYERILYPFDVFKQGKALSDIKIEPESDVNEKRDRDYKPHGIISRQQIKPPNEKFSRRSKRYSGQEEKQDVSIKQEDCKEECDSDNECKDKIKSRHFSFDTDKSKELKKLQFYGPGPKMAGFNTKEGKKSNKTRGLKLVYDFDPLAKYICHNCGRGDNEENMLLCDGCDDSYHTFCLMPPLTEIPKGDWRCPKCVAEEVSKPMEAFGFEQAQREYTLQQFGEMADQFKSDYFNMPVHMVPTSLVEKEFWRIVSSIDEDVTVEYGADLHTMDHGSGFPTKTSVNLFTCDQEYAESSWNLNNLPVLRGSILGHINADISGMKVPWMYVGMCFATFCWHNEDHWSYSINYLHWGEPKTWYGVPGSQAERFEHSMKSAAPELFHSQPDLLHQLVTIMNPNILTNEGVPVFRTDQHAGEFVVTFPRAYHAGFNQGYNFAEAVNFAPADWLKVGRDCITHYSNLRRFCVFSHDELVCKMSLDPDLLDIGVATATYYDMLQMVEDEKKLRKNLLEWGVTEAEREAFELLPDDERQCEACKTTCFLSAVTCSCHNSQLVCLRHFADLCTCPPEKHTLRYRYTLDELPIMLQKLKLKAESFDSWVTKVKEAMDPKNDKIELSELKELLNEAENKKFPESELLTALTTAVQDAEKCASVAQQLLNNKQRTRTRQSVDTKYKLTVEELTLFYKEITNLCCELKESDGVKFILDQVLQFQKDAEELESKDEDCDVEKLKKCIDFGDSICIDLPQLVLLKQKLAQIQWLDEVKSLQDDPKSVSREEVVKLIEKGMTIPPHFSIESTLSELHALTKAIDKWEEKAKVFLNTKNRRTITSVEEFIREADEVEAYLPSLDSLQDSLNKAKNWTKLVDDIQTKENFPYYDTLDDLIRKGRNISLHLDALPTLESTLSQAKTWKERTARTFLRKNSHYTLMEALSPRIGVGVQAMKTKKHKGEDSVGAVYVCDTKLDDSSDSANVVAAFKLAEQREMEAMRSLRERNLMKMKADVEDTKYCVCRRPRFGIMLQCELCKDWFHTNCVPLPKTSYNKGKPPGPRDIKFLCPCCLRSRRPRLETILALLVSLQKIPIRLPEGEALQCLTERAMNWQDRARQALANEEISSILAKLSVMSQKLVEAAAREKTEKIISSELKKAANNPELHQRVQAIAPLSGVHSDDSALSTADDDDDDVIAMDDEPTCSTFNSSEHAYSYISKIRRKAQSDDNSGESFGLLSSNARLRLEELMMEGDLLEVALDETQHIWRILSHINNHNTMRKYKSFEEVQVNANQEMKDIKKRGRKRKEEFELSKKIGRQKIEDKNVVKRNKSSPIIKEKRQSSSPVPMKRGPRKMKRKSEGDEGPKKRGGNRTKKTKQESSDEEDDCAAVNCLRPSGKEVDWVQCDGGCEGWFHMHCVGLDRTEIAEEDDYICSNCKEIDQNASHGSRDLR